A part of Agrobacterium vitis genomic DNA contains:
- a CDS encoding flavin reductase family protein, which produces MLNQARASAEQLSPHDQAEFRRALGHYPTGVCIVTAHHDNKPIGMTIGSFTSVSLDPPLVGFLPAHSSQTWPLIEKAGAFCVNILADDQSDLPGRFAKRDADRFQDIAHSRSSLDLPVFDGVVAWIDCTLHSAHEAGDHLFVMGNVLTLSVVRDRPPLLFCRGAFGGFAAGT; this is translated from the coding sequence ATGTTGAACCAAGCACGAGCCTCCGCTGAGCAACTCAGCCCTCACGACCAGGCGGAATTTCGCCGCGCGCTGGGTCACTACCCTACCGGTGTGTGCATTGTGACCGCGCACCATGACAATAAGCCGATTGGCATGACAATTGGCTCATTCACGTCAGTATCCCTGGACCCACCGCTTGTTGGTTTCTTGCCTGCGCATAGCTCGCAAACCTGGCCGTTGATCGAGAAAGCTGGCGCATTCTGCGTGAATATCCTGGCCGATGATCAATCCGATCTTCCGGGGCGGTTTGCGAAACGGGATGCCGATCGCTTTCAGGATATTGCGCACAGCCGTTCCAGCCTTGACCTGCCGGTTTTCGACGGCGTTGTCGCCTGGATCGATTGCACCCTGCACAGCGCGCATGAGGCGGGAGATCACCTCTTCGTCATGGGCAATGTGCTCACACTGAGTGTGGTCCGGGATCGCCCGCCCTTGCTGTTCTGCCGTGGCGCTTTCGGTGGCTTTGCTGCCGGAACCTGA
- a CDS encoding VOC family protein: protein MTYLIRQMGHVVISSPDPLGAAKDICDVVGLRITEQDGDTVYLSSNDRHHELTYIKGDGKAVACGLEAVSADAVDEVKRRALSDGLTVLDDKPLGKHYDKAVRIVAPGGAIFEVHTPIARNQPRRYNYSTPGARPRRIEHINAFAPDTHAFGEFCAKVLGMKLSDMTGEDGLRWYRAEDGFHHTIAMGPGESGLHHYAFDLHSLEDLAAIADNLTLKDRAMVWGPGRHGAGGNIFTYYADPHGCLVENSIELDRIDNDATYEPRTWDISEGLAGRWLNLWGTPPTPGFLRPGIAFDPTV, encoded by the coding sequence ATGACTTATTTAATTCGGCAGATGGGACATGTTGTCATCTCCTCGCCTGATCCGCTTGGTGCGGCCAAGGATATTTGTGACGTGGTTGGTCTTCGCATCACGGAGCAGGACGGCGATACGGTCTATCTCTCCAGCAACGATCGCCATCACGAACTCACCTACATCAAGGGCGATGGCAAGGCCGTCGCCTGCGGCCTGGAAGCCGTCAGCGCCGACGCCGTGGACGAGGTGAAGCGACGCGCTCTCTCCGACGGGCTAACCGTCCTCGACGACAAGCCGCTTGGAAAACACTACGACAAGGCCGTGCGGATCGTTGCCCCAGGGGGGGCGATTTTCGAGGTGCATACGCCGATCGCCCGCAATCAGCCGCGGCGGTATAACTATTCGACGCCCGGTGCCCGACCCCGCCGGATCGAGCACATCAACGCTTTCGCGCCGGATACTCATGCCTTCGGCGAGTTCTGCGCAAAGGTGCTGGGTATGAAGCTCTCGGACATGACAGGCGAGGACGGTTTGCGTTGGTACCGCGCCGAAGACGGCTTCCATCACACGATCGCGATGGGACCGGGTGAAAGCGGGCTGCACCATTATGCCTTTGATCTCCATTCGCTTGAGGATCTCGCTGCGATTGCTGACAACCTGACCCTCAAGGACCGGGCGATGGTTTGGGGGCCGGGCCGTCACGGGGCCGGAGGCAATATCTTCACCTATTACGCCGACCCGCATGGTTGCCTGGTGGAAAACTCCATCGAGCTTGACCGCATCGACAATGACGCGACCTACGAGCCACGGACCTGGGATATCTCGGAGGGTCTGGCGGGACGCTGGCTCAATCTCTGGGGCACGCCTCCCACACCCGGTTTCCTGCGTCCCGGCATAGCCTTCGACCCAACGGTCTGA
- a CDS encoding nucleoside deaminase, with protein sequence MTFSSVAGLDHEYFLRLSFKVALRAQETGNHPFGAILVGPDGEVLMEQENAYNPTRDMTGHAERVLMTRASQAYTPERLHQCTMYTSAEPCAMCAGAAYWAGIGRVVFGLSESQLKAMTGNHPENPTLDLPCRVVFAAGQRRVEVIGPLLSEEAAKLHDNAWG encoded by the coding sequence ATGACATTCTCGTCTGTGGCCGGACTCGATCACGAATATTTCCTTCGTCTGAGTTTCAAAGTCGCGCTCAGGGCTCAAGAAACAGGCAACCATCCTTTCGGGGCTATTCTGGTCGGGCCGGATGGCGAGGTGCTGATGGAACAGGAAAACGCCTATAACCCGACGCGCGATATGACCGGGCATGCAGAACGGGTTCTGATGACCCGCGCCTCGCAAGCTTACACGCCCGAACGCCTGCATCAATGCACCATGTATACATCAGCCGAGCCCTGCGCCATGTGTGCCGGTGCAGCCTATTGGGCTGGGATTGGGCGGGTGGTTTTTGGCTTGAGCGAGAGCCAATTAAAGGCGATGACAGGAAATCATCCCGAAAATCCGACACTCGATCTGCCATGCCGCGTGGTTTTCGCGGCGGGCCAACGCCGCGTCGAGGTTATCGGCCCTTTGTTGAGCGAAGAGGCCGCCAAATTGCATGACAATGCCTGGGGTTGA
- a CDS encoding acetoacetate decarboxylase family protein, with the protein MPTVFGPAVGPRQKPGGGMWALEETGTMNAEWMAITYRTSADKLEALLPPGMSLRGEPLISVSCAWFKNLYWLAGRGYGILSIDFPVTYQGKTERLEGSFCPVIWEGAPDAILTGRDEMGFPKLFCDMPEIAWDKEKATASCEASWFGFKFFDIALGEMEEDDAPPSLPGSGGGAAMYYKYVPRTNPFQGGGADVAYITTPAPPPGAGKPDAINFDGYEFKRWRAKGSFNWHKATFEQLPTTFHIVNAVADMPCFEIVKTEMVAFSGPGIGVSVNSIRPVEPGHQE; encoded by the coding sequence ATGCCCACGGTATTCGGGCCGGCCGTAGGTCCCCGCCAAAAGCCGGGCGGCGGCATGTGGGCTCTGGAAGAAACCGGTACGATGAATGCGGAATGGATGGCCATTACCTATCGCACCAGTGCGGATAAGTTAGAGGCGCTTCTGCCTCCGGGAATGAGCTTGCGTGGTGAGCCGCTCATCAGTGTCTCCTGCGCCTGGTTCAAGAATCTTTATTGGCTTGCAGGGCGTGGCTACGGCATTTTATCGATTGATTTTCCGGTAACTTATCAAGGCAAGACCGAACGATTGGAGGGGTCTTTCTGCCCGGTTATCTGGGAGGGCGCGCCCGATGCGATCCTGACTGGGCGGGATGAAATGGGCTTTCCAAAACTGTTTTGCGATATGCCGGAAATCGCCTGGGATAAGGAGAAAGCCACCGCATCCTGCGAAGCATCGTGGTTCGGCTTTAAATTTTTCGACATTGCTCTTGGTGAAATGGAAGAGGATGACGCCCCGCCAAGCCTGCCTGGTTCCGGCGGTGGCGCTGCCATGTACTATAAATACGTACCTCGGACGAACCCGTTTCAGGGCGGGGGAGCAGACGTCGCTTATATCACGACGCCAGCGCCACCGCCGGGAGCGGGCAAGCCGGATGCCATCAATTTCGATGGATATGAGTTCAAGCGCTGGCGGGCTAAGGGCAGCTTTAACTGGCACAAGGCGACGTTTGAACAGCTCCCGACAACCTTTCATATCGTCAACGCCGTGGCAGATATGCCGTGTTTTGAAATCGTCAAAACCGAAATGGTGGCCTTTTCAGGTCCGGGAATTGGCGTTTCGGTCAATAGCATCCGCCCCGTAGAGCCGGGCCATCAGGAATAA
- a CDS encoding ABC transporter substrate-binding protein, whose protein sequence is MKRKLGLLATLAFALLPGLALLPGQGLAQDKGGVINVATIGEPPTLDPMASTADLVGMTTQHMFETLFTFDDKWNVIPLLAETMPAITDEGKTYDITLRAGVKFHDGSVMTSTDVVASIERWLATASRGKQVVAYIDTVTAQGDNAIRITLKKPYAPLLSLLAFNNSAAVIIPKSTIADPLTKFIGTGPYMLKERKPDQYIQLVRFDGYTPRTDAANGFGGARKAILDEIRFIPVPDANTRLEGAVSGQFDYTDSLAPESYDRLKGSKASDPVVLKPYGAPVFVMNTKQGIMTSKTLRHAVQVALNPEDMLLAAFGNPEFFAVDGAIYPEGYAWHTKEGIARYGSGDPEAAAKLMKEAGYDGKPVRILTSRQYEFHYKMAQVAAEYLKAAGFKVDLQIYDWATLTTRRADPALWDIFITHGPFPPEPVLNGWMSDSYPGWWSTPEKTKAIEPFIAESDPAKRQKLFAEIQKTFYEDAPVFKVGDFNALSAKAKTLEGFHPSPWPYFWNVSSKK, encoded by the coding sequence ATGAAACGCAAATTGGGATTGCTGGCAACGCTGGCATTTGCACTTTTACCTGGACTTGCACTCTTGCCGGGGCAGGGTCTGGCGCAGGACAAGGGCGGGGTCATTAACGTCGCAACCATTGGTGAACCACCTACACTGGACCCGATGGCATCAACTGCTGACCTGGTCGGAATGACCACACAGCATATGTTTGAAACGCTGTTTACCTTCGATGACAAATGGAATGTCATTCCGCTGTTGGCTGAGACCATGCCCGCCATTACCGATGAGGGCAAAACCTACGACATCACCTTGCGCGCTGGCGTGAAATTTCATGATGGCTCGGTGATGACCTCCACTGACGTGGTGGCCTCGATTGAGCGGTGGCTTGCAACGGCATCACGCGGCAAACAGGTTGTGGCCTATATCGACACGGTAACCGCGCAGGGCGACAATGCCATTCGCATCACGCTGAAAAAGCCTTATGCGCCGCTGTTATCGCTGCTGGCCTTCAACAATTCCGCAGCGGTGATCATTCCAAAATCCACCATTGCCGATCCTTTGACGAAATTCATCGGCACCGGCCCCTATATGCTGAAAGAGCGCAAGCCAGACCAATATATTCAGCTGGTGCGGTTTGATGGTTATACACCCAGAACCGATGCCGCAAACGGCTTTGGGGGTGCGCGCAAAGCCATTCTGGATGAAATCCGCTTCATTCCCGTGCCGGATGCCAATACACGGCTTGAGGGCGCTGTCTCCGGTCAGTTTGACTACACGGATTCTCTCGCACCCGAGAGCTATGACCGCCTGAAAGGCTCGAAAGCCTCTGACCCAGTGGTACTCAAGCCCTATGGTGCGCCGGTGTTTGTGATGAACACCAAGCAGGGCATCATGACCAGCAAGACCCTGCGCCATGCCGTTCAGGTGGCATTGAACCCTGAGGACATGTTGCTGGCCGCCTTTGGCAACCCGGAATTCTTTGCTGTCGATGGTGCGATCTATCCTGAAGGCTATGCCTGGCACACCAAGGAAGGCATTGCTCGTTACGGCAGTGGCGACCCTGAAGCCGCCGCCAAGTTGATGAAAGAGGCGGGCTATGATGGCAAGCCAGTGCGCATTCTCACCAGCCGCCAATATGAGTTTCACTATAAAATGGCGCAGGTGGCAGCCGAATATCTGAAAGCGGCTGGCTTCAAGGTTGATCTGCAAATCTATGATTGGGCAACGCTGACAACGCGCCGTGCAGACCCTGCCTTGTGGGATATTTTCATCACCCACGGCCCGTTTCCGCCAGAGCCTGTGCTGAATGGTTGGATGTCGGATAGCTATCCCGGCTGGTGGTCTACTCCAGAGAAGACCAAGGCAATTGAGCCGTTCATTGCCGAGTCTGATCCTGCCAAGCGCCAGAAGCTTTTCGCGGAGATTCAGAAGACCTTCTATGAGGATGCCCCTGTGTTCAAGGTTGGTGATTTCAATGCGCTTTCGGCCAAGGCCAAGACGCTTGAGGGCTTTCATCCATCGCCATGGCCTTACTTCTGGAATGTCAGCTCCAAAAAGTAA
- a CDS encoding carbohydrate porin translates to MRILYMITIPLLIATMTPAFAIDPEIGTQEPPFLDGPPPVYSGPLAEAGRWLHDNGIDLRVDYINIAQSATAYGFRKVGYGSFLIDVTGNLTPDLRIRFAETVNMPNKNVTGNLTAFLPPVTGTTDTALARFSLEADFLDDRLTIEVGRIGLARDFSIRGFCGGISSINATQGLSLNLPDDVRSVWGGRAAYKLTSNTTLAFGLIEDNPDNWQNGEGWEWGVGDAEGYIAVANVRHIETFLDSDKPFKLEAGAYFRSTPYEDTLYNSGWGNPTYGANTKIVTHDSGTTAVYAHTRKVVWSNPSGSFNPENVAFYGGILHYFGEGHSYPWEAYAGVEYSGFWQANPLASVGASVHYIRISEERAEYERNARRFFSGVDQKQPQDMFMFDVHGSTGVFGNGILDFGAAYIINPNSAFADFSTARQKDGVVIYAALAFDLSTVLGLSPRRGP, encoded by the coding sequence ATGCGAATTCTATACATGATCACTATACCGTTGCTGATTGCAACTATGACCCCAGCCTTTGCCATCGATCCGGAGATCGGTACGCAAGAACCACCTTTTCTGGATGGTCCGCCACCCGTCTATTCCGGTCCGCTTGCGGAAGCCGGGAGATGGCTCCATGACAATGGGATCGATCTGCGCGTTGACTATATCAACATCGCTCAGAGCGCGACTGCCTATGGCTTCAGAAAAGTCGGCTATGGATCGTTCCTTATCGACGTTACCGGCAATCTCACGCCTGATCTTCGGATCAGATTTGCCGAAACGGTGAACATGCCAAATAAGAATGTCACCGGCAACTTAACCGCCTTTCTTCCGCCGGTCACCGGCACCACCGATACGGCTCTCGCCCGGTTTTCGCTTGAGGCAGATTTTCTGGATGACCGCTTGACCATAGAAGTGGGCCGGATTGGATTGGCTCGGGACTTTTCGATCAGGGGCTTTTGCGGCGGTATCAGCTCTATAAACGCGACACAGGGGCTGAGCCTCAACTTGCCGGATGATGTGCGTTCCGTGTGGGGCGGGCGAGCAGCCTATAAACTGACGTCCAACACGACTTTAGCCTTCGGTTTGATCGAGGATAATCCGGACAACTGGCAGAATGGCGAAGGTTGGGAATGGGGCGTTGGAGACGCCGAAGGCTATATTGCCGTTGCCAACGTCCGCCATATCGAAACCTTTCTGGACAGTGACAAGCCGTTTAAACTTGAAGCTGGAGCCTATTTTCGGTCCACGCCTTATGAGGATACGCTTTACAACAGTGGATGGGGAAATCCGACTTACGGCGCTAATACCAAGATCGTCACGCATGATAGCGGAACGACCGCAGTATATGCGCACACCCGCAAGGTGGTTTGGAGCAATCCCTCGGGTAGTTTCAATCCGGAAAATGTCGCTTTTTACGGCGGCATTTTGCATTACTTCGGTGAAGGTCATTCCTATCCATGGGAAGCTTATGCAGGTGTTGAATATTCGGGGTTCTGGCAAGCCAATCCGCTGGCAAGTGTCGGCGCCTCTGTTCACTATATTCGCATCAGCGAGGAGCGAGCCGAGTACGAGCGCAATGCGCGGCGGTTCTTCTCAGGCGTCGATCAGAAGCAGCCACAAGACATGTTCATGTTCGATGTGCATGGAAGCACAGGTGTTTTCGGCAATGGCATTCTGGATTTCGGTGCGGCCTATATCATCAATCCGAACTCCGCTTTCGCTGATTTTTCTACCGCACGGCAGAAGGATGGCGTCGTCATTTATGCGGCGCTCGCATTTGACTTGAGTACCGTCCTTGGACTTTCTCCCCGGAGAGGTCCCTGA
- a CDS encoding GntR family transcriptional regulator yields MTVRSRTLETYEVLRHGLLNGRFMPGSKLKIDTLCQQLGVSPGAVREALARLTSDGLVVAEAQRGFHVTPISIEDLKDLTEVRIEIELRCLRRSITKGSLAWEGHIKDISHQLHHTSMSDPNGSDTVNPAWTELHAAFHDALVIACDSRWWLKLRDSMFWQVERYRRMAVPFMKEPRHVDIEHAEIAEAVLARDTELACSRLEAHLRKTSDLLLRLDGPFDGLFSNTGNNDSHSRS; encoded by the coding sequence ATGACAGTACGATCCCGCACCCTGGAAACCTATGAGGTTCTCCGCCATGGCTTGCTCAACGGCCGCTTTATGCCCGGGTCGAAGCTCAAGATCGATACTCTGTGCCAGCAACTTGGCGTTAGCCCTGGGGCGGTGCGGGAGGCTTTGGCGCGTCTGACATCCGATGGACTGGTTGTCGCAGAGGCTCAGCGCGGATTTCACGTGACCCCGATCTCGATCGAAGATTTAAAGGATTTGACCGAGGTACGGATAGAAATCGAACTTCGCTGCCTTCGCCGATCGATTACCAAGGGGTCCTTAGCCTGGGAAGGTCATATCAAAGATATCAGCCATCAACTGCACCATACCTCGATGTCTGACCCTAACGGCAGCGATACCGTTAATCCGGCCTGGACTGAACTTCATGCGGCATTCCATGATGCCTTGGTTATCGCATGCGATAGTCGCTGGTGGCTGAAGCTTCGCGACTCGATGTTCTGGCAGGTCGAGCGATATAGACGCATGGCGGTCCCGTTCATGAAAGAGCCCCGTCACGTTGACATTGAGCATGCAGAAATCGCTGAAGCCGTCCTGGCGCGCGACACAGAACTCGCATGTTCTCGGCTTGAAGCACATCTACGCAAGACAAGTGATCTCCTTTTGCGTTTAGACGGCCCCTTTGACGGCCTCTTTTCAAATACGGGAAATAACGACAGCCATTCACGTTCGTAA
- a CDS encoding fumarylacetoacetate hydrolase family protein: MKALIERLDELRPALEALDGPSFVLADVQLAAPIADPRKFLAIGMNYRAHAEEAAAAGIPTPKSQLWFNKQVTCINGPYDDVVLPSVSEKVDYEAELGFIIGKRCRHVKREDAQSVIAGYFVANDVTARDWQFRSPTYTLGKSFDTHGPIGPWITTADEVPDPHNLTLSLSLNGEERQRTSTGDMIYDIWDQISYLSTVMTLEPGDIIITGTPSNVGIATDTFMKPGDVVRVEVNGLGSIENRFVAEER, translated from the coding sequence ATGAAGGCGCTGATTGAGCGGTTGGATGAATTAAGACCGGCTTTGGAAGCGCTTGATGGCCCTTCTTTCGTACTGGCTGATGTTCAGCTTGCTGCACCAATCGCCGATCCCAGGAAGTTTCTCGCGATAGGAATGAATTACAGGGCCCATGCCGAGGAAGCAGCCGCCGCAGGAATACCCACGCCAAAGTCGCAATTGTGGTTCAACAAACAGGTCACCTGCATCAATGGACCCTATGACGACGTGGTGCTGCCCAGCGTGTCCGAAAAGGTCGATTATGAAGCTGAGCTGGGTTTCATCATTGGCAAGCGGTGCCGCCATGTGAAGCGCGAAGACGCGCAATCGGTGATCGCCGGGTATTTCGTTGCCAATGATGTCACCGCCAGAGACTGGCAGTTCCGTTCACCGACCTATACGCTTGGCAAGAGCTTTGATACCCACGGCCCCATCGGCCCCTGGATCACGACGGCGGACGAGGTTCCGGATCCGCACAATTTGACGCTGTCCCTCTCTCTGAATGGCGAGGAAAGGCAGCGCACGTCTACGGGCGATATGATCTACGATATCTGGGATCAGATTTCCTATCTCTCAACCGTTATGACCCTTGAGCCGGGTGACATCATCATAACGGGAACGCCGTCCAATGTTGGGATTGCAACCGATACCTTCATGAAGCCGGGCGATGTCGTTCGCGTCGAGGTAAACGGGTTGGGATCAATCGAAAACCGGTTCGTTGCCGAAGAGCGATAA